The DNA segment AGGTTTTGGTAGGGTAGCAGAACAAGACCGCCAGGTCGGTCGGGGCGAATTGAAGGTGCGGGGGAGGTAGTGTGGATTATTGGGTTGGGTTACGACTATGCTGCTACTGCCGAAGGAACGCGCAGAGCTGCAGGGACGGAGATACCATGTATTTATTCGCAGAGTGTACTCCGTAAATGTTGGAAGCAGAGGGGCAGAGGAGCAGAGGAGCagaggagcagagggagcagagggagcagagggagCAGAGGAGCAGAGAAGCAGTGGAGCAAGAGAAGCAGAGAAGCAGAGAAGTAGAGAAGCAGAGAAGCAGAGAAGCAGAGAAGCACAAGCACGTCAGACGGTGAAAATGGCGGGGCGGGGGACCGGGAGTGAGGAAGATGTAATGTGAAAGAAAGGCGAAGAGAAGGGTTTTAGAAGAGGCAGCAGGCGGGTAAGACCTGAGGAGGAGTGAGTAACCCCTCAGGGTGTCGGGTCGTCTCCCGAATGGTATGCGTACTGTGTACCTGGGATGTGACTAACATGGGAACCTTTGTCTCCAACACAAcgaacccctccaaccatcCAGGATCCACGCCATCAACTGATTCAGGCCATTGCAGGGCAAAGGCAAGATAACGGCGACCGGCATCTCTGCCTCCCACCCAATAGCTGGCCGTCCTCAGCGATGAACGCTACGTGGGAGGGCTGGACAGGCCTTGGCTCGTGAAGTCGGTAGTGAGGTAGCATGCCACTCTTTAGTGTGAGGTAGGGATGTAGCCAACGTCCTTCTCCGCATCGCTTGCCTAATGCTGCAAGGCAATCTCATGATTTCGCCCAAGGGGCGACTGGAGATAATTCTCAGTTTTGTGCTACAGAAACTTGCCATGGAAGACAGTTCCCTCAGTGTCATCAGTTCTAGGTCAAGCGGTGACGAGGAAGCACGGCAGCAGCTCGTTGCAACAAGCAGCACCCTTGAAAGTTGGACCTTGAAGTGCAGAAGCACAGGCCACACCAGTCCCCACCTTGTCCTCGACCTCTTTCAGCCTAGCCCCCCCGCCTCAATCAGACAAGGCTGCCGAACCAATCCCACCGCTCAGAATCCTCAGGCTCCAGGCAGATGACGAGCCACTTAGAAGCTAATCGCCAAGATATACCTGACTACTGCTGCCACGCGCCACGAGGCGAAAGCAACAACGACAGAACACCATCGAAACCACTTTCCATACGAAAACATTTGCAATTTGCTTGCATTTTGCATTCCGGCATCACCAGAACCTACCGCACTATTCAAATTTATCGCATCAGCCTCGGGAGAGAAAGGGATATCTAGGGCAAAAATGGGTGACGTCCTGGTCGAAAGCGCTGCCAACAGCGTCCAGCCTCACAAGAAGAgcatcccctccaccatccctAGCATCGAGAACTTCGAGGGCGTAACGACAGAGGGCAACGATGAGTACGAGAACCTCAAGCGGCTGCAACGGCAGCTGGAGTACATTCAGCTGCAGGAGGAGTACATCAAGGACGAGCAAAGGTAGCCGCTCGCACTTTCTGCAGTCGACGTGGGACAGGAGCTAAATCTTTTGGTGTTAGGAGTCTGAAGCGTGAATTGGTGCGGGCacaggaggagatcaagcgCATCCAGAGCGTCCCGCTGGTCATCGGCCAGTTCATGGAGGCCATTGACCAAAAGTAAGCACGCTTCATCCTCGACCCTCGACCAACCCAACTAACAACCCATTACCAGCACTGGCATCGTTCAGtcctccaccggcagcaACTACGTCGTCCGCATCCTGTCCACCCTCGACCgcgagaagctcaagccctcctcctcggtcgccctccaccgccactcCAATGCCCTcgtcgacatcctcccccccgaaGCCGACTCCTCCATCGCCATGCTCGGCGCCGACGAAAAGCCCGACGTGACCTACGCCGACGTTGGTGGTCTCGACATGCAAAAGCAGGAAATCCGCGAGGCCGTCGAGCTCCCTCTCACCCATTTCGACCTCTACAAGCAAATCGGCATCGACCCTCCCCGCGGTGTTCTCCTCTACGGCCCCCCCGGTACCGGCAAGACGATGCTTGTCAAGGCCGTCGCCAACTCGACCACGGCCAATTTCATCCGCGTGGTCGGGTCCGAGTTCGTCCAGAAATATCTCGGTGAAGGCCCCCGCATGGTCCGCGACGTCTTCCGCATGGCTCGCGAGAACGCCCcggccatcatcttcatcgacGAAATCGACGCCATCGCCACGAAGCGTTTCGATGCTCAGACCGGTGCCGATCGGGAAGTCCAGCGTATCCTGCTCGAACTCCTCAACCAAATGGATGGTTTCGACCAGACGGCCAACGTCAAGGTCATCATGGCCACCAACCGAGCCGACACGCTTGATCCTGCCCTTCTCCGTCCCGGCCGGCTCGATCGCAAGATTGAGTTCCCCAACCTTCGTGATCGCCGTGAGAGGAGATTGATCTTTACGACGATTGCGGGCAAGATGAGCTTGGCGCCAGAGGTTGACTTGGATAGTTTGATTACGAGGAACGATCCGCTGAGCGGCGCCGTGATTGCGGCGATTATGCAGGAGGCGGGGCTGAGGGCGGTGAGAAAGAATAGGTACAACATTATTCAGAGCGATTTGGAGGATGCGTATAGCAGCCAGGTGAAGGGGACGACGGATGAGAACAAGTTTGATTTTTACAAATAAGCGGGGAcatgagggagggagggggagcggaAACAAAAAGGTTCAGGCTTACAACAGCGAAGATTGATGGCCGGGTGTGTTTTTGGGGTGagaggggtttgggtggcTGCTTTGCTAGAGGAGTCGAGATGCGTAATGTACAATATAAGTATGACATGGAATAGATGGcgtgtcttgtcttttgctGAGTTTTGGTTCGTGATGGTGTGAAATGGTGCAGTCTCCTTTAGGCTTCGGTGTCAGAGCCTGCTGATATTCTCCTCGTTACAACATTCCACAATACCAAGGTCCGAACGTGTGTCTGTCAGGGACAGGTGTCTACATTCATATCACTTTCAGGGGGGGGGCTGGCAGAGTGTGTGACAAAAGTTTCTTTAATATCGTTGAATACCAACAACCCATTAATACTAGTAATACACACTAACCTCGCTCTTCTCTCTCGATGAAAAAACCTTGCACTTTCTCAACCAACGCTCAAGAAAGTTAGGAGGAAAATCATGTAAACGCTTCTTGAACCCACAGAAGAtgccaacagcagcagcagcagcagtagtaACTCATACACACAGAAACacagcaaaaaaaaacaaccaaaaaaaccGGGTATATCCTCCGACAatccaccaaccaaccaaccaatcaatcaatcaatcaatcaatcaatcaatcaatcaatcaatcaatcaatccaCCAGTACTCCCTCATCCTTCATCCCCGTGTGTCAGTAGTTAGTAGAAGAACCatcctctcttttcccccctttcatGGGCAGAGCAGCGAACAAGGCgcgagaagaaaaaaagccgtctctcctgctccccaCCGCTTAGACTttgagaaaaaagaaaaacgaaaaaaaagtCCGTCTAATGTATATCCGCCCCCAGTTCCCTCAGTTTGTTCCCCCAGAATTCTATTtgcagcaagcaagcaggcAAGTTCCTGCGCTTTTTATGTATCCCTTTCCATCCCTCTCTTTCcaccctcttttcttctacaagaagaaaaaaaataggaaaaaaaaaaagaaaaagaaaaagtgtATCACCCTTTTCCTCATTACTTCATTATCCGTTACCCtccaccctacccccctctttttctttctcgttCTCCCGAAAATCCACATCTGGCTTTTCGTATAATCGCCAAAATAGTCGGAGAACCCCCAATGAATGGTGTGATGGTACAAATATCCGCCCCCCCTGTCTCATATCTTACAACCCCCTACCCcctaccccctccccttcctccccccaacaaccgccCTAAACATCCCTCTtaccctctccatcctcttcctctgcctaaccttcaaccacccctccaccgtgaccaacttctcctcaacaacaggaACCTCCTAAGTCCCCATCGCAACCCCCAgttccaacagcagcttcACAAACTTAGTATGCAGCTCCAGAAAAAAGTCCGGCATCCCCACCAgctccgccaaccccctctgcTTCAacgccacccctccccccgcccccgcaaACCCACTGCCCATACGTCTCGACAAACCCCCCATGCCCCCCGTTAAGAAACTACTCCTCTCATTATTATTaccctgttgctgctgctgctgtggtggtggttcgcCCATGGCAAAACTCCCATACCCCGGGCCAGGCATTATCGGACTCGAGGCGTTGCTACCGCCCATCGATTCGGCAAGGGCGCGTTCGGCTTCCGCTTCGGCGAGGGCTTGGATCCAGGTTGCCATGTCCCTAAAGGCTGAGGCGACATACCCAAAAGTTTTCATGGCGAGGCGTTCGCGTTGGGTCGACAAGGCTAAAAAGGCGTACACCCGCTTATGGCCGCGGGCGTGCACATCTGGGATGCGGAAAATGTAGGCCGTGGTGTAACCCGCTGCCGGGTCGCCAAAGAAGATGGGGCCGCCTGATACGGCGTTGCCTACGCTGTGGGTGGTCACAAAGGCGGGTGTGATGGGTGAGGCGCAAGGGGTGGACATGGCTGACGGGTTGGTAGGTGAGGTTTGTGGCGCTCTAGGTAGAGTTTCTAGCGACAATGTCCGCAGACAAGAAGCCCGGACGATGGAAAAGGATGAGGGGGCCAGGGGCTCGTGGGTGGAGATGTACTCTAGGTAGTGAGTGTGTGAGTTCATGTTAGCCACCGAGCTGCTTTCGCTCGAGCGGGAGGCGACCGACGCTGCGGTGGGCGTGCGGCGGTGGGTTGGTCGGAgtgttgggttggaggacTCATCCTCGGATGCggtagaagaagaagactgtgaagttggtggtgaggtggtgttgtaCACTCTTGCGCAAGGCGCCTTGGAACGCAAAGTAGGACCGCGTTCGGGTCGGGAGTCCGCCCCGACGCCGCCGCTTCCGGGTTGAAGTTTTGGTAGAGTCAAGGCGCAGTTGTCGCACGGCCCGGCTCGGCGGGTCACATAATCATCATATGTCTTGCGGAAGGACGAGTCTTGCCGTGGTTtggactgctgctgctgctgctgttgctgttgctgttttgAGTTGGGTGGTGCTCCTTCTGGTGGTAGCTGTGGGctctgtggtggtgtttccACCGCCGAACCGCCGAGACCGccagatgaagatgatgctgCTACCTGCGCGGCACGTCGTAGGGCGGCCCTGTGGGTTTGAGCCTCTTGTTCGGTTGCTGGAAGTGACGAGCTCCGCCGGGCGTCTGCAAAGTTCATTCGTCGAAGCGCCTCCGTGacagcggtggtggcttgCGTTGACTCTCCTCCCGGCATCGGAACGCTGGAGCGCGGCCGGTCGCGGCCTGACCCGGGACGGTCATGCAGCTCATCGTCATAGCATACGTTGCAGGGGACTGGCAGCCCCTCGGTGACCATCAGGGGCGTGGGCCCGTGAAGATCACAGTAGTGGGCCA comes from the Podospora pseudocomata strain CBS 415.72m chromosome 5, whole genome shotgun sequence genome and includes:
- the RPT3 gene encoding 26S proteasome regulatory subunit 6B (COG:O; EggNog:ENOG503NUMF), which gives rise to MGDVLVESAANSVQPHKKSIPSTIPSIENFEGVTTEGNDEYENLKRLQRQLEYIQLQEEYIKDEQSRRGTGAKSFGVRSLKRELVRAQEEIKRIQSVPLVIGQFMEAIDQNTGIVQSSTGSNYVVRILSTLDREKLKPSSSVALHRHSNALVDILPPEADSSIAMLGADEKPDVTYADVGGLDMQKQEIREAVELPLTHFDLYKQIGIDPPRGVLLYGPPGTGKTMLVKAVANSTTANFIRVVGSEFVQKYLGEGPRMVRDVFRMARENAPAIIFIDEIDAIATKRFDAQTGADREVQRILLELLNQMDGFDQTANVKVIMATNRADTLDPALLRPGRLDRKIEFPNLRDRRERRLIFTTIAGKMSLAPEVDLDSLITRNDPLSGAVIAAIMQEAGLRAVRKNRYNIIQSDLEDAYSSQVKGTTDENKFDFYK
- a CDS encoding hypothetical protein (EggNog:ENOG503P2I0; COG:E; COG:U); the encoded protein is MTSILCLAHYCDLHGPTPLMVTEGLPVPCNVCYDDELHDRPGSGRDRPRSSVPMPGGESTQATTAVTEALRRMNFADARRSSSLPATEQEAQTHRAALRRAAQVAASSSSGGLGGSAVETPPQSPQLPPEGAPPNSKQQQQQQQQQQSKPRQDSSFRKTYDDYVTRRAGPCDNCALTLPKLQPGSGGVGADSRPERGPTLRSKAPCARVYNTTSPPTSQSSSSTASEDESSNPTLRPTHRRTPTAASVASRSSESSSVANMNSHTHYLEYISTHEPLAPSSFSIVRASCLRTLSLETLPRAPQTSPTNPSAMSTPCASPITPAFVTTHSVGNAVSGGPIFFGDPAAGYTTAYIFRIPDVHARGHKRVYAFLALSTQRERLAMKTFGYVASAFRDMATWIQALAEAEAERALAESMGGSNASSPIMPGPGYGSFAMGEPPPQQQQQQGNNNERSSFLTGGMGGLSRRMGSGFAGAGGGVALKQRGLAELVGMPDFFLELHTKFVKLLLELGVAMGT